From the genome of Phaeodactylum tricornutum CCAP 1055/1 chromosome 13, whole genome shotgun sequence, one region includes:
- a CDS encoding predicted protein, whose amino-acid sequence MMKARSRLTASVSVTAAVSFVSFQQTRAMVSLHGNQALTTSFRMRHTDRLHAVTARPPDPNSLLSATDQQECIDTLLAWFAGKSQILCLTGAGLSTESGIPDYRGNNGSYHRGHKPMVHDQFMKSECQRKRYWGRGMVGWKSFDETAPNAGHVALTELERLGRIGGHDDDLEWTFRSGHRKLSLITQNVDTLHRRAGTKHLIELHGRTDQLECMQCGTKRDRNSFHAELEGLNTDWLNRALATTDNDDMRPDGDAAVGMEDFESVQVPPCQSCGGFMKPSVVFFGDTVPRNRVAQCQTAVEKADGLLVVGSSLAVHSAFRHVRAASKLGVPIAILNVGGTRAEAEGLDVLKIEAPTGQTLEGVAKV is encoded by the exons ATGATGAAGGCTCGGAGCCGGCTGACGGCTTCCGTCTCGGTCACTGCAGCTGTTAGTTTCGTCTCTTTTCAACAAACAAGGGCAATGGTCAGTCTACACGGCAATCAAGCCTTGACGACATCGTTTCGTATGCGCCATACGGATCGTCTACACGCCGTCACGGCTCGGCCACCCGATCCGAATTCTCTACTTTCCGCAACGGACCAACAAGAGTGTATTGATACGCTGCTCGCCTGGTTTGCCGGTAAATCGCAAATACTGTGTCTGACGGGAGCGGGCTTGTCTACGGAGTCTGGAATTCCAGACTATCGGGGTAACAATGGAAGCTATCATCGTGGACATAAACCGATGGTGCACGATCAATTTATGAAATCGGAATGTCAACGCAAGCGATACTGGGGTCGCGGTATGGTGGGGTGGAAATCTTTCGATGAGACGGCGCCAAATGCCGGGCACGTGGCGCTAACCGAGTTGGAACGTCTGGGACGAATCGGC GGTCACGACGATGACTTGGAATGGACGTTTCGTTCTGGTCACCGAAAATTATCACTCATTACCCAAAACGTGGATACCCTGCACCGCCGAGCTGGAACCAAGCACTTGATTGAGCTCCATGGACGCACCGATCAGCTGGAATGCATGCAATGTGGTACAAAAAGAGACCGCAATAGCTTTCATGCCGAATTAGAAGGTCTTAATACGGATTGGCTAAATAGGGCATTGGCTACAACGGACAATGACGATATGCGACCAGATGGAGATGCAGCTGTAGGGATGGAAGATTTCGAGTCCGTACAGGTTCCGCCCTGTCAGTCTTGCGGAGGCTTCATGAAGCCCAGCGTGGTTTTCTTTGGTGACACAGTACCAAGGAATCGTGTCGCACAATGCCAAACCGCAGTGGAAAAAGCAGATGGATTGCTCGTCGTTGGATCATCTTTGGCGGTCCATTCGGCTTTTCGCCATGTAAGAGCAGCATCAAAATTGGGTGTACCGATTGCCATTTTAAATGTCGGTGGAACGCGTGCGGAAGCCGAGGGTTTGGATGTCCTGAAAATCGAGGCACCAACAGGGCAGACCTTGGAAGGAGTAGCGAAGGTA
- a CDS encoding predicted protein produces the protein MKQLLPLFLIPLGATGMVTSDVTRSRLSEAFLSPSGKLTLSPEIVIPEPTDPTAILLQTNAVQTLSSRIRACKANAAFLQGSVNALATFSAEQETARGNFPGPIPIIFCLQGSEFDLGAIAESGADGVMIPVCSGNEIENLAEIATDSTFTDTCKAAWACGLQPIPEVTVGQKTASTWSEQDFENMVAQLSEAAGNEPVTVLLTVNPIDEEQVDPVTLPTVPKALGRKVPILGSVRVTAGENRLGAETNRFKEDGFTGALLRSDCVPGFRMQPDLEIVSQFWAACISDLKSTKSKSFSFRSKNNMEKNVMTQWGNYQKSVVESGALGDPDESFSALDEQAGDYKGFA, from the coding sequence ATGAAACAACTCTTACCTCTATTTTTAATCCCGCTTGGCGCGACGGGAATGGTAACCAGCGATGTAACGCGAAGTCGTCTTTCCGAGGCGTTCTTGTCGCCCTCTGGCAAACTCACACTGTCACCTGAAATCGTTATCCCGGAGCCCACCGATCCAACCGCCATTCTACTGCAAACGAATGCAGTCCAAACCTTGTCTTCACGAATTCGTGCTTGCAAAGCCAACGCTGCCTTTCTTCAGGGAAGTGTAAATGCACTGGCTACCTTTTCGGCAGAACAAGAGACGGCGCGAGGAAACTTCCCTGGACCCATTCCTATCATTTTTTGCCTTCAGGGATCCGAATTTGATCTGGGCGCTATTGCAGAGAGTGGAGCAGACGGCGTGATGATTCCTGTATGTAGTGGGAACGAAATCGAAAATCTGGCTGAAATTGCTACCGATTCGACATTTACCGACACGTGCAAGGCTGCTTGGGCCTGTGGTCTTCAGCCGATCCCAGAAGTCACGGTTGGACAAAAGACTGCGTCCACATGGAGTGAACAAGATTTTGAAAACATGGTGGCACAGCTTTCCGAAGCTGCCGGTAACGAGCCGGTCACGGTCTTACTCACCGTAAATCCTATTGACGAGGAGCAAGTGGACCCTGTCACATTACCGACCGTCCCTAAAGCACTGGGTAGAAAAGTGCCGATCCTTGGATCGGTTCGTGTCACCGCAGGCGAAAATCGCTTAGGGGCCGAGACGAATCGCTTCAAAGAGGATGGATTTACCGGAGCTCTTCTTCGTAGCGACTGTGTTCCCGGCTTTCGTATGCAGCCTGACTTGGAAATTGTGAGTCAATTTTGGGCCGCCTGCATAAGTGACTTGAAAAGCACCAAGAGCAAATCATTTTCATTCCGGTCAAAGAACAATATGGAGAAGAACGTGATGACGCAATGGGGTAATTATCAAAAAAGCGTCGTTGAGTCGGGCGCCTTGGGTGACCCCGACGAAAGTTTTTCCGCTTTGGACGAGCAAGCCGGCGACTACAAGGGCTTTGCGTAG